The genomic segment AAACATCGTCCAGTCGACGGTCGCAGCAGCAGAACGTGTTTTCGAATTATTAGATGAAGAAGAGGAAATCAAAGAAGTGACGACGCATCATCTCGCGCGTGCGAAAGGTGCCGTCGCGTTTGAACACGTCGACTTCGGTTACGGAAAAGACCTCTTGATTGAAGACATGAACATCGATGTCCGACCGGGACAAACCGTCGCCATCGTCGGTCCGACCGGTGCCGGGAAAACGACCTTAATCAACCTGTTGATGCGTTTCTATGAATTGAGCGGTGGTGCGATCCGGATTGACGGGATCGATACGCGAGACATGTCCCGGGAAGACTTGCGGACGACCTTCGGGATGGTCCTGCAAGATACGTGGCTCTTTAATGGGACGATCCGCGATAATCTCGCATACGGAAAAGTCGGAGCATCGGAAGAAGACATCGTCAATGCGGCTAAAGCGGCGCATGCCGACCACTTCATCCGGACGTTGCCGGATGGGTACGATACGGTCTTGAACGAAGAAGCCTCGAACATCTCACAAGGGCAAAAACAATTGTTGACGATTGCCCGTGCGGTCCTCGCCGATCCACCGATCATGATTTTGGATGAAGCGACGTCGAGCGTCGATACGCGGACGGAAATCTTCATCCAGCAGGCGATGCAACGCTTGATGGACGGACGGACGAGTTTCGTCATCGCCCACCGCCTGTCGACGATTAAAGATGCGGACTTAATCCTCGTCATGGATCAAGGACGTGTCATCGAACAAGGAACGCATGAAGCGTTGTTAAAAGCAGATGGTTTCTATGCGGACCTCTACAACAGCCAGTTTTCCGAAAAAGAAGTCGTATGACAGGATCAAAAATGAAGCAGTTCTCCTGAAACGGGGAGCTGCTTTTTTTGTCGGAATAATCCTTTTCCTTGATTTTTAATACCGCAGGGGGTATATTATGGACAGAAATCATTTTGCCGAACGGGCAACAAAAGGAGAGAACTTCCATGAAAAACATGTCGACGACTGAACTTGAACAAACACTTCAAACGGATGCATCCATCCAGTTGATTGATGTCCGGGAAACGGATGAATACGCAGGTGGTCATATCGAACAAGCTAAAAATGTTCCGCTATCTGAATTGACGGAACGTACGGCTGAACTGGATGCGAAACAACCGATTCACGTCATTTGCTTATCTGGTGGACGGAGTATGAATGCTTCGATGTATTTGGAGCAAGCGGGCTTCGACGTCACGAACGTCGACGGCGGAATGATGAGCTGGGAAGGAAACGTCACACGCTAAGCAACAATCAATCGGGTACGACCATTCAACTAAAGGAGGAATCGTTATGTTATTACGCTATTTCTATGATGAAAAATTAGCACAAGCTTCATATATGGTAGGGTGCCAGAAGACGGGGGAAGCGATCGTCATCGATCCGGCACGAAACATCGAACCGTACCTCAAAGAAGCGGAAAAAGAAGGGCTTCGAATTTCGGCGACAGCGGAAACACACATTCATGCTGATTTCGTTTCTGGGACACGCGAATTCGCGAAACGTCTCGGAACGACAGCTTATCTATCAGATGAAGGCGATGCTTCTTGGAAGTATGGTTTTGCTTCAGAGATTGATGCCTGTCTCGTCAAAGACGGGGAGACGTTCAAAGTCGGGAATGTGACGCTTGAAGTCATGCATACACCAGGTCATACGCCGGAACATATCTCGTTTGTCTTATACGATCGTGATCAAACGGTTCCGATGGGAATATTTACGGGCGACTTCGTCTTCGTCGGCGATATCGGACGTCCGGATTTACTGGAAGAAGCTGCCGGTATTCAAGGAACGACAGCCCTTGGTGCGAAGCAAATGTTCCAGTCCTTGAAACGCTTCAAACAATTGCCTGACTTCACACAAGTCTGGCCAGGACACGGTGCAGGAAGCGCGTGCGGGAAAGCACTCGGTGCTGTTCCGACATCAACGGTCGGCTACGAAAAAGCGACGAACTGGGCACTCCAGATGGAGGATGAAGCAGCATTCGTCAAAGAATTGACAACGGATCAACCAGAACCACCGAACTACTTCGCGATGATGAAAAAAGTGAATAAGGAAGGCATTGCCGTGACGACAGGAATCGATCGTCCACGCCTTGCTGAAGCGAACACGGTGGGAGAACTCGTCAAGACGATGCAAGTCGTCGATACACGAGACGGAAAAACATTCGGTGCCGGACATGTGCCGGGGACAATCAACATTCCTTACAATTCGAAATTCGTTGCCTGGGCAGGCTGGTTAGTCGATTTCAATCAGGATATCGCCATCCTCGCGGCAGCGGATCAACTGGAAACGATTCAAACGGATTTACAATCGATCGGACTGGATCGTTTCGTGACATTGATTGATGTCGAAGAACTCACAGCGGGTCAGTTAACAGAAAGTTATCCAGACTGGACAGCCGACAAAGCCATCGCAGCAGCTGAAGCCGGTGACGTCTATGTCCTTGACGTCCGTAATAAAACGGAGTGGGAGGAGAGCCATTATGAACAGGCTCACCGGATTTTACTTGGAAAACTCGCGTCACGTCATGAAGAACTTCCGAGCGACCAACCGATTGCTGTCCACTGTGCATCAGGGGTTCGGTCACGGATGGCGGTCAGCGTCCTCCAATCAATCGGTGTGAAGAATGTGATTAACATCGACGGTGGGTATGCAGCGATTGAAGACGTCTTAGATGGTTCTAAAATAGCAACGACACGTTAATTACTCATAATGTAAATGGATGTTCTCTTACGAGAATGTCCATTTTTTTATATATTTTTTTAGGAGAAATATTTAGTGTTGTAAATTGTTTAACTTATCCTTTAGTGGGGGAAATTAAAGAAGTGTCAGAAATATATGAATTCATTTTAGAGATGAAGGGGTGTGGAAAGATGAACAACTTTTGGAACACGACGTCATTTGACGCAAACGGGATTCTTGGAACTCTCGGAAATATTTTAGGTGCATTGATCGTATTCCTGATTGGATGGCTGATCGCGAAATTGATTGCGAATGGCATTCAAAAAGCACTAGAAAAATCAGGTGTCGTCGAGAAATTGATGCCAGAAAAGTCAGCTGAATCGAAAACGGAGAAAAAGAAATGGACGCCAGAAAAAGTTATCGGCACAGTCATTTTTTGGGTCGTGATGGTTTTTGTACTAATTTTAGTATTCAATATTCTTAACCTCGGAATCATCGCAGCACCGCTCGCAGACACGATGAGTACGTTGCTTGGTGCCATCCCGAATATCTTGAAAGCAGCACTTGTTCTATTATTCGCCTATGTTCTTGCCGTCGTCTTACGGATGATCATCGTCAAAGGCGGAACGAAGTTGATGGCGAATGAAAAAGTTCGGTCAAATAAAATGTTGCAAGGACAAACCGATTTATCGAACTATCCGAAAATTGCTGGAGACATCGTCTTTTACTTGGTCTTGTTGATTTTCCTACCAGGTGTACTCGATGCCTTGAACATCAGTAGTGTTTCGGAACCGTTCAGTCAACTATTATCGTCATTCCTTAGTTTCATCCCACGTCTGATTGCTGCTGCAGCTATCTTCTTCGTCGGATACCTTGTTGCGAAAATCGTCCGCGATATCGTGACGAACTTTCTTCATGCAGTTGGAACAGATAAATTTGCTTCACGCTTTAATTTAGGTACAAACGATCAAAAAGATAAAAAATCCCTTTCTTCTATTTTGGGAACAGTCGTCTTCATCTTAATTTTGATTCCAATCACGATTTCAGCACTGGATCAACTTAATATTAAAGGAATATCAGAACCCGCGATTAACATGCTAAATGATGTACTTGGGATGATTCCGAACATCATCATCGGTGTCGTCTTAATTCTTGTTGGTCTTTATGTCGGACGTTTCGTCAAGAAATTCGTCGCGGATCTCTTGTCACGCCTTGGATTTGATAACTTGACACGTCACCTGAAAATCGGTAACTGGGATGCGAATAATACGTCGACATCGCCATCATCGATTGTTGGCTCACTCGTTGAAATTATTATCGTCGTCCTGTTCGTCGTCGAAGCCTTCAATCTGATTGGTCTTGACTTCATGGTCGATCTCGGACGAGCTGTTCTTGCTTTCCTTCCGAGCGTCTTGACGGCAATCGTCATCTTGGCGATTGGTATCATCGTCAGCAACTTGGTGAAACGTACGATGGATAGCTTGTTTGCGAAATCCGATTTAAAAGTACTTTCAAGCGTCGCGAAGTACGCTATCCTTGCTCTTGCTGTCTTCATGGCCCTTGATCAGCTTGGAGTTGCGGCAACAATCGTCAACTCCGCGTTCATCTTGATTCTCGGAGCAGTTGCCCTTGCCTTCGGTCTCGCCTTTGGTTTAGGTGGTCGTGATAATGCGTCACGTTATCTTGATCGTCTCCAGAAAAAAGCGGAAAACGCAGACATCGACACATCTAACTTATCATCAAACAACACACCGTCTGCGTCAACAAAACCTAGCTTAAAAGATGCAGCAAAAGGTGCAGCATCGAACGCAGCAGACGATGTCACGCCAGACCGTGCCCCACGTGCTTCCCGTTCGACGGAATCGACTGATGAGAAACCGACGCACGGTAAGCCGAAAGGTGCGCTTCCTGAAAATGATTTGGCACAACAGGATGATTATCCGATTGACCCGGATCTTGGACCGAACCTCGATCATCCGAATGATCGTCCGTAAGTAGAAAAGAGACTCCTTCGTGCACTTGCGAAGGGGTTTTTAGTGCGTCAACGCATCTTTGCATATATGCATTGTAGTAAGTAAACAAAAGTGGTTTGACCAATTTGTGAAAAAACACAGAAAGGGCGACTTATAAAAGCTAACATCGTTTGTTATGATGAGAAGGTCAATCAGAAAATGATTTGAATATTCAGAAAAAAGAGAAAAGTTCGGAGGATGAATCATGAGTTTGCTTCGTAAAAAAGATGTCAGCGTAATGATGGAAAACAAAAGTCATTCTAAGCTTGCGCGTCATCTATCTGGTTTCGATTTAATCTTACTCGGAATCGGTGCCATCATTGGTACAGGTATTTTCGTATTAACAGGAACAGGCGCCTTATACGCAGGTCCAGCATTACCGGTCTCATTTATTATTTCAGCCATCGTTTGTGCGTTAGCCGCTCTCTGTTATGCCGAATTTTCCTCAATGATTCCTGTCTCGGGTAGTGTATATACGTACACCTACGCTACGATTGGCGAACTCGTTGCCTGGATCATCGGGTGGTGTTTGATTTTAGAATACGGTCTCGCTTCGAGTGCTGTCGCGACAGGGTGGTCAGGTTACTTCCAGTCGCTGTTATCCGGATTCGGCATTGAACTTCCGACAGCACTCCGTGCCGCACCGGGGGCCGTACCAGGCAGTGACACGTTCTTTAACTTACCGGCATTCTTGATTTTGATGGTCATTACGTTCTTGTTGTCACTTGGAATCAAGGAAACAAAACGCGTGAACAATGTGATGGTACTTGTTAAAGTCGCCGTCGTCATCTTGTTCATCGTCGTCGGGATTTGGTACGTTGAACCAAGCAACTATACACCATTTGCGCCATTCGGAATCAGCGGCGTCCTGCAAGCGTCGGCGATTGCCTTTTTTGCTTACCTTGGCTTCGATGCCGTCACGTCGGCAGCAGAAGAAGTAAAGGATCCCGGTCGGAATTTACCGATTGGCATTTTAGGATCACTCGCAATCGTTACCGTCTTGTACGTCGTCGTCTCTGCAATCATGGTCGGAATCGTCCCGTTCAAACAATTTGAAGGTGTCGATAGTCCGGTTTCGCTTGCGTTGAAAGTCGCAGGTCAAAACTGGGTTGCCGGCTTTGTTGATTTAGGAGCCATCGTCGGGATGACGACGGTCATTCTCGTCATGACGTTTGGTCTCGTCCGTCTGTTGTTCGCGATGAGCCGTGACGGGTTATTGCCGAAAGTCTTCTCGGACGTCAATGAAAAATCGCATACACCGGTCAAGGCGACTTGGATTCTCGGTACCGCTTCTGGTTTGATTGCTGGATTCGTCCCACTCGGTACGTTGGCGGAATTGATTAACATCGGGACACTCGCTGCGTTCGCTTTAATCTCCGTCGCCGTCATCATCTTGCGTCGGACGCGTCCTGACTTAAAACGGGCATTCAAAGTCCCGTTCGTCCCGGTTCTTCCGATTTTATCAGTCCTCGCATGTATCATGTTGATGTTGAATCTTCAAACCTTTACATGGATTGCGTTCTTCATCTGGACGGCGATTGGTTTGCTTGTCTACTTCGGTTACGGAAGAAGCCGTTCGAAATTAAATTAAGTACATGATCACTCTCGATTTCATCGAGGGTGATTTTTTGTTGGAAACAAGTGCAGGAAACCTCTCTCAAAGAGTCGAACGATTGAAGAGAGAAGAGGAGGAACTACATATGATTCATATTAAAAGAAATCCTGATTTAGAATCTGCCTACAAAGCGATGCAAGAAGGGTTCAGCGATTACATAATTCCGCTCGGTTTGTCACTTGAAGTTTTTCAGGAACGGATTTTGACGCGGGATGCTAACCAGTTGGAGCACTCGTTTGTCGCTTTTCATGGAGAACGACCTGTCGGGTTATGGCTGAACGGTCTCAAGAAAATCAAGAAGGAACAAGTCATGCGGTGTGGTGGTCTTGGTATAGATCCGCAGTATCGCCGTCTCGGCATCGCAAAAGCATTATACGAGGCTCAACTAAGTTATGCGAAAGAGCTGGAAGTCGATCGATTGATGCTTGAAGTCATCCAAGGTAATACACCTGCAATTGATTTGTATCACCATCTCGGCTACCGCCAAGACCATGAACTCGGTTATTTTCAGCGCGATGAACCGAACCAGGTGAATCCACTCGTTGAGATTGATGAAGTGGCATTTGAACGGAGATACGCCCAACAAGGCGAATACATCTGGCAACAAGATCCGGGCGTGATGAAATATAGGAAGGCCACCTATTATGAACTCGACGGAGCATTCATCGCTGCTTCAAACGACTCGATTTTTGCCATCTTGACAGAAGAATCGGAGGTCGCACGCATCGCAACGGAAGCGACCCGACGTTTGAGTGGAACGACGTATCAATTGCAGTCGACGAATCCACTCGTCTGGGAAGCATTGCGTGAAGAAGGATGGGCACAGCGTGATTTAAAACAATTCGTCATGAGTAAAGCGATTCGTTAACGAAAAAAATAGCCATCGTTCGTAAGTAGCAACCACTACTTTGGAACGAATGGCTATTTGTCATGTCCATAAACTAATCATGACGATGATGGCGAAAATTACGAATAAGATTCCAGTGCCACCCAGCATGATAAGCATAATTTTGTTCATCATTGGAAAATGCCTCATCTCTAAGAATGAATTTATGAAGAAATACGTGCTATATAATCTTGAATCATCACAAGATGCGACCCGACGATATTATCCGGCAAGTCCGTCAGCGACACATACGTCAATGCAACACTTTCATCACTGACACGGAGTGTGCCGGAAGTATCGGACGCAATGTACGCAAGGGTGACGCTTTGAAAGACATCCCCATTCGCGAGTGTCGTGACATAATTTTTACCGGAGTAGACACCAAGCAACGCAAGCGTCTCCGCAACGAGTCCGGTTTCTTCGAATAACTCACGTCGGGCCGTCTCTTCCGTCGATTCTTCCCATTCCATGAGACCACCCGGAAGACCGAAACGTGCTTGATCTTCATTTCGTTGTTCGAGTAAAATCTGACCTTCCTTAATGACGAGAACGACGGCACCGACTAAAATCAGCGGAGTGGGTCCGACTAAATCACGGATGGATTTGACGTAATTCATCGCGGCACCTCCTGATGGAACGGGCATCCCGTAGCTTGCGTCTGTTTCGGGAAAAAGTTCGGTCGCTGTAACGCATTGTCATAATCTTTATGGAAGACGTGTGTCGCTGCTCCGCTCATCGGCGGAACGAGCCACGACCATTCCCCAGTGACGTCGCGACCGCAAGTGGCTTCATTTTTTTCGAACCGGGCGAATTGTTTAGCCGCCGTATGATGATCGACGATCGTCACTCCGGACCGCTCGAAGGATTCGAGGACGGCGACATTGAGTTCGACGAGGGCCCGGTCTTTCCATAAGGCGCGTTCGCGGGACGTGTTCAGACCAAGTTGTTTTGCGACAAGCGGTAAGAGATTATAACGGTCCGCGTCAGCAAGATTTCGGGCTCCGATTTCAGTTCCCATATACCAGCCATTGAACGGAGCACATGGGTACGAAATGCCGCCGATTTCAAGGCGCATGTCGGAAATCATCGGGACCGCGTACCACTTGATTTCGCGTCCGGCGAATAAGTCGTATTCGGGATGGATGATCGTAACTTCAAGAATCAGTTCTTGCGGAATCTCATGGACTGTCACTTGACCATCAAGTTCAATCAGGAGCGGCAAAATATCAAAGGCCGTTCCTTGTCCTGTCCAACCAAGTGCCTGGCACTGCTTCGTGAAGGCAAGCGATGCCGGGTCACCAAGAACGCCGTCGACCGTTTCGTATCCAGCGTAACGAATCAATTGATGATTGAGGACGCGGACACGTTGCGGATGGAAAATCGTGATTGTCGAGCGGATCCGTCCCTCATTGGTGGCGTGGCGAATGTGGTGGAACAACGCGTCTCGAATCGCTTCGATTGTTGTCGCCGCACGGGCATCGATGACGTGCAGTTGATCCCAAAAGAGCCGTCCGATGCACCGGTTGCTGTTACGCCAAGCAAGTTTCGCTCCGAACGTCACTTCATCCGTTGTTTGTGTATAGCTTCCCGTTCGTAAAATTTCATCGCGCACGTCGTTCAAACGATTTTGTGTATGTGGTGTCTCTTCTATATAAGTCGTCAAGAAGCGTTCTGCTTCGTCTAGTAAATGTTGCACGGCGTTTGAGTCCTTTCTTCATCCAAAGCGACAGAGTTTCTTATTCTAGTGTACAAGGTGAATGGGGGGAGCGCCAACTCATAGCAATTGCCCGTTTTTTGACACGTTCAAAAGACGTTCGCAGATTAAGCGGGAGAGGGAAGGGGGATAGATAAGAGAATCAATCGAAAGTGAGGAACTTGGCATGTCTTTAGTCAAACCGGTTTTTATTCGCTTTTTTGGCGAAGCTTTTTTTGATAAGTCGGCACAGCTCGCCTATTATTTGATGTTGTCCTTATTTCCATTCTTATTATTCGTTGTCGGATTAGTATCTTTTTTACCGTTCACTTCCGGTGAAGTCCTTGATTTGATTCGTCCTTTCGCACCAGCGGAAACCTATGATTTAATTCGCCGAAATGTCGTAGGGATTTTTGACGAAGGGGGATTAAAACTTGCTTCGATTAGCTTCATCGCAGCCTTTTGGCTCGCCTCGATGTCGGTCCAGTCGCTTGTCCGTTCCCTCAATGACGCCCTTGAGGTAACAAGGAAAGTGCCGTTTTGGCGGGGCTTATTACAAGATTTCGGATTTACGATTGGTATGATGTTCATCTTGCCGTTTTCGCTACTTGTTCCGGTCGCCGAGAAATTGGCCCGGCGTTTCATCAGTCATTTTGCACTCATCGCAGATATTGCAGCGGACTATTCGTCCATCTGGTTTGTATTCCGCTGGGGGCTCGGTTCCTTGTTTCTATTCGTGTTCTTTGTGTTATTGTATCGCGTTTTACCAAGTGTTCGATTAACGATTCGTCAAGTACTCCCGGGGGCATTGTTTACGACGATTGCCTGGCAGGTCGTATCGGAAGCCTTCTCGTACTATGCGGAGTTTGGGAGTTACAATCGTCTCTACGGTCAGCTCGCAGGAATCATCGTCTTGATGACCTGGTTTTATTTATCCTCCGTCGTTTTGATGCTCGGTGGATTGATGAACGCAGAACGAATGCGGCAGAAAAAAGAGGCGAAGATCATGAAGCCTGAAAAAATCAAAAAAGAAACTGTCCGCTGAGGGCAGTTTCTTTAGCGTGTAGATAAACTCTTATGAAGCGTGAAAATGCGATATCGAGAGACAATCCGTTCGCGTTTCTTTGTCTCGCATCGTCTTCAAAGCGGCAATCGGTCGCGGTTCTAAAGCGATTCGAGACGGAGTGCGATTTAAACCGCCTGCATGCCCAGCTTTCCGTCACGACATCCTCTAAAAAGCGTCACGTTTCGTTGACTCCTACGGGAAAAAGTGCGTTTTCAACGCACTTTCAGAGGCAGGCAAGACCCTGCTCGTTGTCCGTGAGGATCAAGGAGCAATGGCTTGCGCCTCGCCCGAGGAAAGCAACGAAAAAAGACGCTTGATCTCCTGATAACACGTTGTCTTCAGTTTGCAGATAAAGGGTTATGAAGATTATTTTTCGCTTTGGACGCGATTCAAAAAAACTCATGTCCTAGGAATGTCTACTTCTTACTTTTTGATAGAAAAATAGAAGCAATAATCCAATCGTAAAGACACCGAGCAAGATGAGCGATCCTGTTTCCTGCCCTAAGACTTTTAAAATGACACTGACGGCGACGACGGCGTAAAAGACGCCAAGACTCTTCCGGACGAAATGGTCTTCAAATAGATGAAGCAAGGAAGCACCGATCGGAGAGCCGATAAACGCACCGACGATTAAAGCAATGCCGAGATAAAGCGGAGCCTCGGTACCGGAAGCAAGATAACTGGTGACACCGCCGAGGACGATCAGTGTCGCCGAGGCGATGCTCGTGCCGATGGCTTGTTTGAGTGGGAAACGGACCCAACCCATCAAGAGTGGGGTAAGCAAGAAGCCACCACTGACCCCCATGAGGGATGACAGAATTCCGGCAGCAAATCCGATCACCATCAATTTATAGAGATTCGCTTGTGTGACGTGTCCTTCGACTGGTTTTCGTTTCGATGGTTTTAAGAATTGAATCGCAAACCACGTCAACAAGACGATGTAGAGGACGGAAATCATGGCATCGGCACCGGTCCGTTGTTCGAGCCAAAAGACGACCGGCGTGATGACTGCAGAACCGACGATCCCCGATAATCCGACGGCTAACGCATCACGGGCATGGAAATTTTTCAGACGCATATGCGATACCGTCCCGGTCACGGTCGAACCGAGTGTCAATAACAGACTGAGGACGATCGCGGTACTGGGTGGATAACCGAGGATTAATAAAAGAGGAGTTAAAATAATTCCTCCGCCGATTCCGAAAAAGCCGGATAGAATACCAATTACTGCTCCAAGTATGATAAATAGTACAAACTCCATATGAGCCCTTCTTTCATGTTTTGTTTCTTTGTGTAATTAGTATAAGTGAACAGATATTATTATGAAAATGAATTATAATAATGATAATGATTTAAAAAAATAATAAGGTGGTAGATATAGATGAAACTGCATGAATTAAAAACATTCGTAACACTTGTAGATACAAAACATTTTACGCGAACGGCTGAACTCTTGTTTATTTCACAACCGACAGTTAGTGTTCACTTAAAACGATTAGAGGAAGATTTAGGACAACTATTATTACTTCGTAACGTGTTTAATGCATCGCTTGAAGTGTCTGATGCAGGCTGGGTTGTGTATCACCATGCAAAAGAAATGTTGTTTCAAGCAGAACAAATGCAATTAGAACTAGATGAACTGAAAGGTTTCATTCGGGGGACACTACGACTTGCAGCAACGCATACCATTTATGAAACGATATTAGAAGAGATGATCCATGACTTCTTAATTGCATACCCAGATGTCTCAATTGACGCACGGATTATGAACCATGATCAAGTTGAACAAGCGTTATTACATCATGAAATTGATATCGGACTTGTCGAAGGTGATCCGTTAGTTCAAAACATCAATTGTATTCCTTTTGCGAAGGATCAGTTACATGTCATCGGGCGGACAGAGTTGGACATGTTAGAAGCTACTTGGATTTTTAGAGAGGAAGGTTCAGCTGCACGTGTTGCCTTGATGCGGTGGTTGGAAGAAAAAAAGATTCAGCCTCAAAAAACTATAACGGTTCACTCTAATCATTTAATCCGTCAACTGATTATGAATGGAACTGGTATTTCGACATTATCAGAACGATTTATTCAACCCTTAAAAAAATCGAATGACTACCGAATTTATGCAGAAGACATTGAACAAAGAACATTTCAATTTGCGATTCCAAAAGCACATCCATCCCGTCTCGCGCTCAAGTGGATTGAAGAAACGATAAAGAAATCTTGACTCCATCAATTAATTAAAGCTACTTATTATGTTTTTTTATTTAGTCTATTAATCAAAACTATGATAACAGTAAAAATATGGGGGTTATAATGTAGGGGATTCTTTTAGTAAAGCGATAACGAGGGGGAATTTATGAATGAAAAAGGAAAAAATGATTGTCGTAACGATCATGTTCTTCATCATCGGTCTATTTGTGTGGGTCAAATTTTTAGCACCGACAGAAGAAAACGTCATACAAGCAGCACATGGACCGAGTCTGAACACCTTGGACCAAGAAGCGAATGCAGAAGACATCAAGCAAGGGAGAGACTATATCAATCATACAAGTAGTCTTCTTCCTGATCATGTGGGAAGTACGATGTCATGTGCTAGTTGTCATGCGACAGGAGCAACAGGTGGATCACTTGATTTAGTTGGGGTCACAAAAGAGTATCCACAATATAATAAGCGTGCGGGGAAAGATGTTTCCATTGAAGAACGTGTAAATGGGTGTTTTACACGAAGC from the Exiguobacterium oxidotolerans JCM 12280 genome contains:
- a CDS encoding sulfite exporter TauE/SafE family protein, which translates into the protein MEFVLFIILGAVIGILSGFFGIGGGIILTPLLLILGYPPSTAIVLSLLLTLGSTVTGTVSHMRLKNFHARDALAVGLSGIVGSAVITPVVFWLEQRTGADAMISVLYIVLLTWFAIQFLKPSKRKPVEGHVTQANLYKLMVIGFAAGILSSLMGVSGGFLLTPLLMGWVRFPLKQAIGTSIASATLIVLGGVTSYLASGTEAPLYLGIALIVGAFIGSPIGASLLHLFEDHFVRKSLGVFYAVVAVSVILKVLGQETGSLILLGVFTIGLLLLFFYQKVRSRHS
- a CDS encoding LysR family transcriptional regulator; translated protein: MKLHELKTFVTLVDTKHFTRTAELLFISQPTVSVHLKRLEEDLGQLLLLRNVFNASLEVSDAGWVVYHHAKEMLFQAEQMQLELDELKGFIRGTLRLAATHTIYETILEEMIHDFLIAYPDVSIDARIMNHDQVEQALLHHEIDIGLVEGDPLVQNINCIPFAKDQLHVIGRTELDMLEATWIFREEGSAARVALMRWLEEKKIQPQKTITVHSNHLIRQLIMNGTGISTLSERFIQPLKKSNDYRIYAEDIEQRTFQFAIPKAHPSRLALKWIEETIKKS